Part of the Engraulis encrasicolus isolate BLACKSEA-1 chromosome 1, IST_EnEncr_1.0, whole genome shotgun sequence genome, CTCAGgaatgaaacaaaaataaaaggAAGGGGTAATATGTTTGAATAGTGTCAAATCCTACTAATCTGACTGACATGCAAGGCCATACATGCAAACCTAGTTTTTATTGTAAAATGGTCTTAGTTGTCCTGAATTTTTTTTGTGGTAATGACGGTGACCATTCATCTCTTTGATAGGCATATGTGGCATGGTGACTgacttataggcctacatgtgcaaaCCCAATTCTTAATTTCAAACCATCTTAGATATtctaaatgcattttttttttggggggggggggggggtgataaagAGTTCACCTCTTTGATAGGTAGATGTGGTGGGGTGCCAGCACTTATTTAGGCTCCGAAATTCACAATGTTTACATGTGTTGCGACAGGTTTCGTGATCGTCAGTCGTGGAGGAGTGATAGGACTTGGCAGTGAAGTCTGCATATACTGGAGGAGCGTTTGGAGGATCACCAGTGGCAGCTGGAGCTTTGGGTAGTCTTGTGGGATGGCCAATGACAGGGGTGATGGGAGGAGCATTGGGCTGGGCAATAGGACTTGAGGGAAAAGCTGCTGTATCCACTGCCgtcggagcagcagcagcagccggagACGTGGCTGCATTATTGAGATCTGTCAAAGCAGATTATTTCCTCATCGACACTGTTACTGGGTGTATCTATGGTATGGTGGGAGGGGCAGTGGGAGGAGCCAAAGGTGGGGCAGTCGGTGCATGGAAGTTGTCAAAAGCCACGGGAGATTTTTTAAGAGGTTCAGAGGTTGGGAAACTTCTTGGGAAACTACTGGGAGCAGCTGTAGGTGGTGTAACTGGTGGTGTCACAGGAGCAGTGGCtggatgtgtgtgggggggtgaataTGGAGGAAAAGCTGGAGGGCAGGTGGGCGCCGTGCTTGGTGGAACAGCCGGAACTGTTACTAAAATAGTGTTTGACCCAATTACATTTTTAGAAATAGCTGCTAAGTGTTTGAATGACGCCATCGATGAAAATAAATTTTGTGTGGATTGGAAAGATATGGTAGATGCCTTGGAGGAGGGAGGACAGACTGGGGCGGAGACAGGAAGGGAATGGGAAGAACGGGCAAAGAAGACTTACCACTGAACAGGTAGAGCAGCAATGTCGCCAGATGGAAATTGTCAAAGTATCATAtcgaaacctcaaaattatcgtttttggaaacaaattattgcacacTAACCGAAAGCATAACATATAGTTTCTTTCACATTGTTTCAATAAATACCAGAGCTGAGACAGatacactaatgcctcttttccttgtgtcgagttgtaggctgcctaccagaaaaccgacagtggaaaagaagcataaGTGCCGGTATACAATATAGTCTACTACTATGTACTGTACCTCATGACCCTAAAATGCATGTTTGGAGTATGTTTCAATGTGCTGGACAGTTACTGTCCCACGCCTATGATGTGAGCACCTTCATGTGGGGCTGAGCCTTTGGattctgacagagagagacacttggatagttttttttccaacattatGGTACAAGAGGTCAAAACTTTGATACAAATATGacaattattgtacatctggaaACACTGGGTATAGGGATGCTGATAGGAATGCAGGTGGCCCTGCACAAAAAAGGGGTTTTGATTTAGTTTTGGGCCTTACGTTATCCCCGTCATAGGCCTATCATTTCTTTTGAgatgtttatgtttttatttacttctttattttttttatgttcgAACTAAAAGTCTTATTTTCCCTGATATGTTTTAGAAAgaatagaaaaaagaaagaagcaaaACAACACATTCACAGAAAACTTAccagaccaaaacaaacaaagaaagataaagaaaaacaacggaaaaaaagcaaacaaaccaaGACAAAAACGAAGTTGTTTGAGTTCCAATCCTGAACATGAGTAATATGGGCTACAGTGAATCTCTAGGGCTCTTACAGGAACATGAAGTAGGTTTCTGCATATAGATTTTTTATGTACTTTTTAAAAGATTGgttgtttttaattattatttggccatttcttttttactttttgctaAAATAGTTAAATGTGGTGAcggctttcaactttttaaatacatttttttcctacttctatttttgcctttttactttgtttttttaactttcagagcagggaagcttttttattgtatgcatatgtttcatatatatacacatggcaATAAAACATCTTGTATCTTGTGTCTTGTAGTAGGCAGTAGGCAGGCAGTAAGTGGGCTTTAGAGGTGTGGCAGTTTTGGGAAACTACCTTGATCCCTGACCGAACTCAATACCCATAGCGTAGTTCTCCACAGCCATTGTTCCAGAGACTAACAGGACAGAGCCAGCACTTCCTTTTTAAaatgcaggcctacatatatatttttagctTTTGCTGTATACAATAAAGGGAAACGGGAAAGTACAGTAGtggcaggagagggagacagagtatGGCTGTGAAATCCCCAAGTTCTGACAGTGAACCGGGCTCATGTGCAATGCCGCCTGCATGGTCAGGAGCATACATGTAGCCTAAGTGCTAAGCAATCCCCTGTGTATGTGTTAATTAGAAAGGCCTACATTTGTTGATGTCCTAACCACACTAAAAATCATGCTTATCGAATCTTGATTCTGAATAGGAAGATCTGAGCTGATCTTGGGTGGTGCTCCAGAGAGTTGTAGTATAGCCCACCTCTTCTGTTTCAATTCCCATGGTATCAAAACAACCCTCATTTAGATGTGTCCAACGTTCATTGGTAGATAGGCATTCTCTTTTCATGAGACTTTTATGCTTAAGGTGGTTTCTGTATTTTACAGATGGGTTCTCTTTTGTTAAGTTATGCCTTTCATTTCCCCTCATGATTTATGTACTTTGTAGCCCACTTAATTACTTGCTATGAGACTTTATGATGAAAGTAATGTCAGTCTGATAATTTTGTATTCTTTGAAAGGAAATGCCAATCTTTTTACTGTACTCCAATACTAAAGATCTCCTtggaaaatggtgtgattttttaATTGTGACACAATGAATGTATACTATGACAAATTACCAGTAGTGCAATGGGAAGAAGGGATTGTTTATTTGAATGTCCTGGTTAACTACTTATGATTGAACTACTTGTACTTTACAGAATCATATatgaataaaatgtaatgaaatgactaCCTTTGCATTTATTCTTTCACatcatgtctctctttctctctctctctctctctctctctctctctctctctctctctctctctctctctctctctctctctctctctcgaacacaacacaagcataTGTTTAATTTCCAACTTCCGAGGTTATAGGCTATAGAGGCTAAATGTTATTTCAGGGCATTATTGCATTATTGCCACATGCGTTTGATTGTCAACCATTTGTAGATGATTATGTcaacatcagtggtgtagtctacttttttatggtgggtatactgtatatttgagtatttttgaagtgggtatactgtatatatttgtgctattcaaaacaatggatcaaacaattttaagtgggtatactgaaatcccagaaatttagaagtgggtatactccgtatacccgcgttctacgtagactacaccactcgtcaacatggaccacagttcaTTGTGACAAAACCTCcacaaaaaatacatttgaagagttcagatacaatacctcctaagtgccttttcagaaaataactttaattcatttttatttcctacaaagctatcaaaatttcatatatttttattttatttatgttatataactatttatatgtagtatcaagtacatgaatgtaaaccaaacggggttctctacaaatatagaagtgcaggtcttcagaaatggagttagggttttttgcatctgaactcttctttTCGAAATGGGTATTTTGTGTCCTAGTATTTCGTTTTTATGTTGTTAATTTGTACACCGTTAATTCATGTGATACATACTTTTTGTTTTAACATACTTTTTAGTCATTACTTTATGTAGAAATAATTTTACAAAAATGATCAATATGATATACCTATGATGATATGCCATATATTAATATTCctcataatataataatatattggcATTCTGATATTCCTTTCGTGAGTTTATAAATGTGAACACAGGGCTGGTGTCAATAGTGGGACTTGAAGGACAGCTGTTTTAGTTTTTTGAGTTCAGATTCAAACCCTCTACTTTGCAAATATCTGTAAAAAGTaatttaatcaaattaattactCACCAAGAAATCACAACCAAAAGCCAATTAAATGTTATTAACAACTAGCCTACAGAGAGTCAAGCTCAAACAAAAGAAGATGGACTGATTTGTTAAGTTTATTAAATTTCAAGACAAACAGCCATTTTTTTGTAAACGTATTATCACACATGTACAGCTTATATATACTGTTTATGCATTATAGTCGCTTTAAACGCATTGTGAATGAGAAAATCAGGACATGGCTTACCTTACTGGGTTAACTGATGCAAAGTTGAACTTGAAAAGTCATTAggaagtttttttcttccttttctgaaTTTCCTACTTCAATACCCAAACAAAGATTTTAAGGAAGTGTAAATATTATGCTGTTAATAAAAGATCTTAATGCTCTGCCTCTGACTGCCTCTATAGGCCATTGTGGCCAGCCTATAATATCATAGATAACACAAAATCAGTGGCCTACTGTCCATTATAGTGTAGTAATAtgtaggcgtgtgtgtatgttgaacAGGGTATGACTTACATGACGTTCAGAACTCTTATTTCACTTTGTACTGtataatgtgtattgtgtgtgtgtgtgtgtgtgtgtgtgtgtgtgtgtgtgtgtgtgtgtgtgtgtgtgtgtgtgtgtgtgtgtgtgtgtgtgtgtgtgtgtgtgtgtgtgtgtgtgtgtgtgtgtgttaataactTTATAATTTAAGTCTCTTTTAGTTTTACTTTTTAAATTCATCACGTCAGCCTAACTATTCAGTCATCATTTGCATGATCATTTGTTCAGCATGTTTGGTTGGTGGTCTGCATTTCTGCATGAAAGAAAATATACCTTGGctcaaaaaaaggtaaaaaaaacccactggTGTAGGTTATAATACGAGAGTGTGTCAGTGCAATAAACATGCAACAAAGTAAATCCCTAATGGCACTATAATCCCTCATAAGTCATTTCTCATAATCAGTGTCATGTCCCAGAGCAGATATCAAAGTCTGTCATTATTGCTATTATCTGGTTTAAAGTAAATTCGTGAAACGTCTtggatttttttcaaaaaaattctgGTGTAAATTGGTGAAACTTATTGGATTGTTTTAAATGATACATTTCAATAAATAAACCATTGTTCAAaaaactgtatgtctgtctctctcagtgtaATAAAGGACTCcttcccactccctccctccctgcaggtGTGTAGTAGGCTATTAGGCCACTTGCATTGGACTTTCCACCTTAGTTGCTCTCTGAAAAAAGAGAGATGCTGCCCAACATTTGCTGATTAACAGTTGTACATCAAAATATCAATTATAGATTTTGTTATCACAATGCACCCCTCATCCCTGACTAGTTTGGCTGTAACACCGGACCTTGCCAAACACCTGTGACATTGATCTTGGACCCTCAAATAATTGCTTGATTATATCACTGTATGTGTTGCACTGTGCTGTAATATGGTTGTATAGTAGCCTACACCATTGACTCGCAAGTAGgcatgcaaaacaaaaacaaaaattctcATAACATTTTAGGTATGTGCCTGTAACACTTAAAATAGTTGAGATGATTatagcctcctctctctcctacactctaagaaaatttccctgcaaaataacggcagttactggcaattatatttacctgtaattctactgttatttcacaccaaaaatcaaatacagctcattgctgtttaatgtatcacagtatataacattttttcagcagcaattgaactgttaaataacagtactctacagaacgttcacagtattagtattgttaaactaaaagtgctctacaatatttatgcagtagtataagtaaaatgggcatgaataaaatttcagagtacgcagtgctatgttacaatgatagtgtgcgaggtgggctttttactgtatctcttgatgagccaatgatgaatatagcattggtcagtctttaaaaaattattttgcaccaagtagcacagcgaACAAGCAGctctacaagctagctctcaaagcaatgcctaatttgcagcaggcacattatatgcaacaatgccacaaatgatgccacatacagcaagctttcacaaagaggaaagtgtgcaagcatgtaagcaagcttgcaggcaagcttgtaggcaaacaagtgctatgctgtgccatgcaggccagccagcaggcaggcaagcaactgaagtgttgatagtccagatttatatacaggtgcaagagtaccatgtgaccagagtcatcaggcccttggcaggtgacgcccgtaattgaataatggcataacagccctactcaggtgaggccaggcactgattagcagattggtttagatgggactgcttgttgcaagagtgttacaagttcttaaaatgtttcagccattcacactttcatcactatcaaaatgcatgtactactcacactttgctgcatcaagcactttttaagtattgtagtttccttagaaattgtttcatcatgcttgatagtatcagataatctttaaccagtcagaattacttcagttcttcaggtggtattgtagtttgatggtgatcacggacaagtggaggatgaatgggtttcaatggtcctgcctaaaataacttgttattttctagagatgcacctgatccggatccggatctggttccggatccgtcaggataatagagtttttcacaggatccgggtccggcaggatcttaagcagtggatccggtatccggcatgttacctaaaaatcagggtctggtgcatgtctagcctaggcttttcagtctttcacaaccccaatcactgcatggagtgaaatctctttggaagcggctattgcaggcagtgtggcaataagccaatgagtctaaaaaatagtttgcgccaacataataaaaagggcccacgtgtgcgagtagactatatgtttcaacccttttgtaggatccggtatccggttccggatccggcaggatcttaagcagtggatctggtatccggcaggatcctaaaaatcaggatccggtgcatctctagttttttccacaacggcgaatactgctattgtgcagtacttactgtttatgctcaatatgtgactcaaagtaatattttcacagtagttgtctgttttttcgaaaaacagtagaatgctgttgcagaattgccgtaaataaacagctatttgttacagtgtagcatTCTCTGCCTCTACTGTTTCTTGAGAAATGAAACTCATGGACTGTCATGGAAAGTGCATGTGCATACTACCATGAAACTTCATGCTTTAAAAGTCAGAACACTTGTCACCCTCTGGTTGTAGAGTTTGGAATAACAACTGAGAATACTGTATAGCATACAGAAACAGTACAGACTGTACAGTACAGACTGTACAGAAacagtacactgtaaaagatttcaaactgaaatttacagctaattgatggggaataattgccagcaaattgttttaaatttacaacaaattgcagaaaaaaacagttgccagcaagtcgtttaaaattacaacactgttccgttttcaaaactaatctgaccatggcacatgtcctgccccctcatccgcccgcctcctcccgcctccacccccactgcccgcctccatgtctg contains:
- the LOC134458001 gene encoding uncharacterized transmembrane protein DDB_G0289901-like — translated: MRHLLCLMLIWANLSATSASALSPSTGFVIVSRGGVIGLEGKAAVSTAVGAAAAAGDVAALLRSVKADYFLIDTVTGCIYGMVGGAVGGAKGGAVGAWKLSKATGDFLRGSEVGKLLGKLLGAAVGGVTGGVTGAVAGCVWGGEYGGKAGGQVGAVLGGTAGTVTKIVFDPITFLEIAAKCLNDAIDENKFCVDWKDMVDALEEGGQTGAETGREWEERAKKTYH